From a region of the Arachis ipaensis cultivar K30076 chromosome B09, Araip1.1, whole genome shotgun sequence genome:
- the LOC107615250 gene encoding uncharacterized protein LOC107615250, with protein sequence MTDQSGTHQQAGLDLVAANAALLAENQRMAELLATLQNKGERKNVDKEVNTDQQNEHQSESNDKTEEKTPKTGRRRANPFSEEIMSFKMPQNFTLPMTLVPYKGIGDPKIHVTKFESMMFLNSDSDPILCRSFPTFLDGAALLWFSNLPAGSITSFDDFSKLFINQFAASKIYVRDSDYLSTIRQGPHESLRDYMTRFTTAAMEIPDLNPEVQLHAIKSGLRPGKFQEAIAVAKPRTLEEFREKATRQIEIEELRETRKGERQPNKRDEDRTNTRDSKKPFRLTPKYDSYTRFNTKREDIIKEILHNKLIKPPSRAGSYQDQRYVDKSKYCAFHQKFGHTTDECVVAKDLLERLARQGHLDKYISGKARGTSDDPDNRHQERKQPTLDKTRTLPPPTRGVINCISGGFASGGNTSSARKRRYRDMLTLQRTTEISTANPNIPNIYFKQTDCQTHSDNLDDPVVISIQAGDLLVRKALLDPGSSADVLFYSTFKKMKLSERSLLPSSGELVGFSGERVSILGSIWLKTTLGEHPMSKTKDVQFLVVDCISPYNIILGRPFLNSFGAIVSTLHLCVKFQVQEEQIATIHSDHIEARRCYNESLKIRTDTRPNPEPTKGTYNIANISGVAELDPRGDLHDKPTPTDELEKVQLDNNVNHYTHISSSLLSGTKQKITSLLRRNADLFAWTPADMPGIDPNLICHKLQINPNARPVSQKKRNMGDEKRAACLEETQKLLQAEFIEELRFTTWLSNVVMVRKASGKWRMCVDFTNLNKACPKDAYPLPCIDKLVDNASGYPILSFLDAYSGYNQILMHPKDKDKTAFITELGNYCYTVMPFGLKNAGATYQRLMDKVFSKQIGRNLEVYVDDMVVKTQKETTHDTDLEEVFGQLRKHNMRLNPDKCAFGVKGGKFLGFMLTSRGIEANPEKCEAIINMRPPRTIKEVQILNGRLAALSRFLPNVSTHSQHFFNILKKQTKFNWNTECETAFQKLKAIISSPPTLQKPNHEKPLLLYLSVSPKAISLVLVTEIEDKQEPVYFVSKTLQNAELRYPPMEKLAYALILTARRLRQYFQSNKVIVRTNQPLRQILTRPEVSGRLTKWSIELSEFDIVYEPRTTLKAQFLADFVAELTEQEDHAHTWELYVDGASNSEGSGAGVYLTNSSDLQTEQSIKFLFQTSNNQAEYEALLAGLQLAQSLNITHLQIYCDSQLVVQQVTGNFQVKDQLLEKYHALVRELISHFTSIQITHIAREQNTRADALSKLATTRKNMHDSVISQLTLAEPSFGKTIFSITQEQDWRTPYKQFLQTGTIPTTIKDERTFKRRAASFTLIGTELYKRGFSQPLLRCLSTDEAKLAMDETHEGVCGNHIGGISLASKVARAGYYWPTMKNDCVEKVKRCDRCQKHGPLTHNPAENLHTSEVSWPFYKWGLDILGPFPKAPGQVKYLLVAIDYFSKWIEAIPLAKIGADKVRAFLWKNIICRFGIPHAIITDNGRQFTDQSLAGFLQGFEIKHHFSSVEHPQTNGLAEAANKIILMALKKKLGEAKGEWAELIPEILWGYNTTTQTTTKETPYRLVYGADAMIPVEVALTSARTTTTTSATNNDKARQMELDTIEEDRHKAEIRHKAMQSIIRKKYNKKVKLRSFVEQDLVLRRTEEARKPQTHGKLAATWEGPYRITRVLGKGAYKLQTLQGNDVPGIWNVSSLRSYFS encoded by the coding sequence ATGACGGACCAATCGGGCACCCATCAACAAGCTGGTCTCGACCTCGTCGCTGCGAACGCGGCACTACTGGCAGAGAATCAGCGAATGGCCGAACTATTGGCGACCTTGCAAAACAAAGGTGAAAGGAAAAATGTCGACAAGGAAGTGAACACTGATCAGCAAAACGAACACCAGTCAGAATCCAATGACAAAACAGAGGAGAAAACCCCGAAGACCGGAAGGAGACGAGCTAACCCCTTCTCTGAGGAAATCATGAGTTTCAAAATGCCTCAGAACTTCACGCTTCCTATGACACTGGTACCTTACAAAGGGATCGGAGATCCTAAGATTCATGTGACCAAATTTGAGTCCATGATGTTCCTCAATAGCGATTCCGATCCCATATTATGTCGTTCTTTCCCCACCTTTTTAGACGGTGCTGCGCTGTTGTGGTTTTCCAATTTGCCTGCAGGTTCAATAACAAGTTTCGACGACTTCTCCAAACTCTTCATCAATCAGTTCGCGGCTTCCAAGATTTATGTAAGAGACTCAGACTATCTCAGTACCATCAGACAAGGACCGCACGAGAGCCTGCGGGACTATATGACTCGCTTCACAACGGCAGCCATGGAGATCCCCGACCTTAACCCAGAAGTTCAATTACACGCCATAAAGAGTGGCCTGCGCCCAGGAAAATTTCAAGAAGCAATTGCGGTTGCAAAGCCGAGAACACTAGAGGAGTTTCGGGAGAAAGCGACCAGACAAATCGAGATAGAGGAACTACGAGAAACTCGGAAGGGTGAGAGGCAGCCGAACAAAAGAGACGAAGATAGGACAAACACCAGAGATTCAAAGAAGCCCTTCAGGCTGACACCCAAATACGACTCCTACACCAGATTCAACACCAAGAGGGAAGACATCATTAAGGAGATACTACATAACAAGTTGATAAAGCCGCCGAGCAGAGCCGGCTCATATCAGGACCAGCGCTATGTGGACAAGTCCAAATACTGCGCTTTTCACCAGAAGTTCGGCCACACAACCGACGAATGCGTGGTCGCAAAGGACCTCCTGGAAAGACTAGCGAGACAGGGACACCTAGACAAATACATCAGCGGCAAAGCAAGGGGTACCTCCGACGACCCTGATAATCGGCACCAGGAGCGAAAGCAGCCGACCTTGGATAAAACCAGAACCCTACCCCCACCAACGAGGGGGGTCATCAACTGCATCTCTGGGGGGTTCGCAAGTGGAGGCAACACTAGTTCGGCGCGAAAACGACGATACAGGGATATGCTAACACTGCAGCGAACGACCGAGATATCGACGGCCAATCCGAATATACCTAACATATATTTCAAACAAACAGACTGTCAAACCCACTCCGATAATCTGGATGACCCCGTCGTAATCTCTATCCAAGCAGGGGACCTCCTCGTTAGAAAAGCCCTCCTCGACCCCGGCAGTAGCGCCGACGTCCTTTTTTATTCAACCTTCAAGAAAATGAAACTCAGCGAACGATCCCTTCTACCCTCTTCAGGAGAGCTGGTCGGATTCTCAGGGGAACGAGTGTCAATCCTCGGCAGCATCTGGTTAAAGACGACCTTAGGCGAACATCCAATGAGCAAAACTAAGGACGTGCAGTTCCTCGTAGTAGATTGCATTAGCCCATACAATATTATTTTGGGTAGACCCTTTTTAAACTCTTTTGGCGCCATCGTTTCCACACTGCACCTATGTGTCAAATTTCAGGTACAGGAGGAGCAGATAGCCACCATACACTCCGACCACATTGAAGCTCGCCGATGTTACAATGAGAGCTTAAAGATCAGGACAGATACCCGACCAAACCCCGAACCAACCAAAGGCACATACAACATCGCCAACATATCGGGCGTTGCCGAGCTCGATCCACGAGGAGATCTCCATGACAAACCAACACCAACAGACGAACTAGAAAAGGTACAATTAGATAACAATGTTAACCATTACACTCACATCAGTTCTTCCCTCCTTTCAGGAACAAAACAAAAGATAACAAGCCTACTTCGGCGAAATGCCGACCTGTTCGCTTGGACACCAGCAGATATGCCCGGCATAGATCCAAACCTCATCTGCCACAAGCTGCAAATCAATCCGAATGCACGACCCGTCTCCCAGAAGAAAAGAAACATGGGAGACGAGAAGCGTGCAGCATGCCTTGAGGAAACACAGAAGCTCCTCCAAGCAGAATTCATAGAAGAGCTCCGATTCACTACATGGTTATCAAACGTAGTTATGGTAAGAAAGGCCTCAGGTAAGTGGCGCATGTGTGTAGATTTCACTAACCtaaacaaagcatgccccaaggATGCCTATCCACTCCCATGCATAGATAAATTGGTAGACAATGCATCAGGATATCCTATTTTAAGTTTTTTAGATGCATATTCTGGTTACAATCAAATATTAATGCATCCAAAAGATAAGGATAAAACAGCTTTCATAACTGAACTAGGAAATTACTGTTATACTGTTATGCCTTTTGGCCTCAAGAATGCAGGGGCTACCTATCAACGCCTCATGGACAAAGTCTTCAGCAAACAAATAGGGAGAAATCTAGAGGTATATGTTGACGACATGGTcgtcaaaacccaaaaagaaacCACCCATGATACCGACCTAGAAGAAGTGTTCGGTCAGCTGAGGAAAcataacatgcgactcaacccggaCAAGTGCGCTTTCGGGGTGAAGGGTGGAAAGTTCCTAGGCTTCATGCTGACGTCAAGAGGCATCGAGGCAAACCCGGAGAAGTGTGAAGCGATCATTAACATGAGACCTCCCCGAACAATAAAGGAAGTCCAGATACTAAATGGAAGGCTGGCCGCACTCTCCCGATTCCTACCAAATGTATCAACAcattcccaacatttcttcaacATACTGAAGAAACAAACAAAGTTCAACTGGAACACAGAGTGTGAAACTGCTTTTCAGAAATTAAAGGCCATAATCTCGTCCCCTCCGACCTTACAAAAGCCAAATCACGAAAAGCCACTACTATTATACTTGTCAGTCTCACCAAAAGCCATCAGTTTAGTACTCGTCACAGAGATAGAGGATAAGCAGGAACCAGTCTACTTCGTCAGTAAAACATTGCAAAATGCCGAGCTCAGATATCCACCAATGGAGAAGCTGGCATATGCACTTATACTCACAGCAAGAAGATTAAGACAGTACTTCCAGAGCAACAAGGTCATCGTCAGAACAAATCAACCCTTGCGACAAATTCTCACTCGACCCGAGGTCTCAGGACGACTAACCAAATGGTCTATAGAATTATCTGAATTTGACATAGTATACGAGCCGAGGACAACGTTGAAGGCACAGTTTTTAGCAGATTTTGTAGCCGAGTTAACAGAGCAGGAGGATCACGCACACACATGGGAGCTCTATGTAGATGGAGCCTCAAACTCAGAAGGATCGGGAGCAGGAGTGTACTTGACAAACAGCTCGGACCTCCAAACAGAGCAGTCAATCAAATTCTTATTTCAAACAAGCAACAATCAAGCCGAGTACGAAGCCCTACTAGCCGGCCTCCAACTCGCACAATCCCTAAACATAACACACCTACAAATATACTGCGACTCACAACTGGTAGTACAACAGGTAACCGGGAACTTTCAGGTAAAAGACCAACTGCTAGAAAAATATCACGCGTTGGTAAGGGAACTCATATCTCATTTTACTTCCATACAAATCACACACATAGCTCGGGAACAAAACACCCGAGCAGATGCTTTATCAAAACTAGCAACAACCAGGAAAAATATGCATGATTCCGTCATATCTCAGCTAACCCTTGCAGAACCAAGTTTTGGCAAAACAATCTTTTCTATCACACAGGAACAAGACTGGCGAACACCATACAAGCAATTTCTACAAACAGgaaccataccaacaaccataaaAGACGAACGAACCTTTAAAAGGCGAGCAGCATCTTTCACACTGATTGGAACCGAGTTATACAAAAGAGGATTCTCCCAACCACTACTGAGATGTCTAAGCACGGACGAAGCTAAGCTGGCCATGGATGAAACCCATGAAGGAGTGTGCGGCAACCATATAGGTGGGATCAGCCTGGCATCGAAAGTCGCCAGAGCAGGCTATTATTGGCCAACAATGAAGAACGATTGTGTCGAAAAAGTGAAAAGATGTGACAGATGCCAAAAGCATGGACCATTAACTCACAACCCAGCCGAGAACCTGCACACCTCGGAGGTAAGCTGGCCGTTTTATAAATGGGGGCTTGACATTCTTGGCCCATTCCCCAAAGCTCCAGGACAGGTAAAATATTTACTTGTAGCAATTGATTATTTTTCGAAATGGATAGAAGCCATACCACTAGCTAAAATAGGAGCCGACAAAGTCCGAGCTTTTCTGTGGAAAAACATCATTTGTCGTTTCGGTATACCACATGCCATTATAACTGACAATGGTCGGCAGTTCACCGATCAAAGCTTGGCAGGATTTTTGCAGGGTTTCGAGATCAAGCATCATTTCTCATCAGTAGAACACCCACAAACAAACGGACTTGCCGAAGCAGCTAATAAGATAATTCTTATGGCACTCAAGAAAAAACTCGGCGAAGCCAAAGGAGAATGGGCAGAGCTGATCCCAGAAATACTATGGGGTTACAACACAACAACACAAACAACCACCAAGGAAACACCTTACCGACTCGTTTATGGCGCCGACGCAATGATTCCAGTCGAGGTCGCCCTAACATcggcaagaacaacaacaacaacctcgGCAACAAACAATGATAAAGCCAGACAAATGGAGCTAGACACAATAGAGGAAGACAGACACAAGGCCGAGATAAGACACAAGGCAATGCAAAGCATAATAAGAAAGAAATACAACAAGAAAGTCAAACTCAGGTCCTTCGTAGAACAGGACCTCGTCCTAAGACGAACAGAGGAGGCGAGGAAACCACAAACACATGGAAAGCTCGCCGCAACATGGGAAGGTCCTTACAGAATAACAAGAGTGCTCGGCAAAGGAGCATACAAACTTCAAACACTACAAGGGAACGACGTCCCTGGAATATGGAATGTATCATCTCTACGATCATATTTTTCATAA
- the LOC107618692 gene encoding protein SENSITIVITY TO RED LIGHT REDUCED 1, with amino-acid sequence MAASAKPQTIHNCTSDGGWTVVLPRRGRQRSKATKVGVSEEKQEPWAPTDSQTDPSRETSMMQKMERCINRVGSSEFYSTMRCQIQTSLSDYVHRVLGSETKMEMVIYGIGSIESYEPPRLQLSLAILMRRDFSWIGNIEVYDPVLSLSESRVIESLGCSVMSVNEHGRREAQKPTMFFMPHCEAELYNNLLQANWKLNLLRNMVLFGNSFETYKEHASLCKNSRVNSMEHILSVRRFTTEFRIKTVSDDYYNAFHDSSWHFFSPVLETELQLSDS; translated from the coding sequence ATGGCAGCTTCGGCAAAACCTCAAACAATTCACAATTGCACTTCTGATGGAGGATGGACAGTTGTTTTACCCCGTCGTGGCAGACAAAGAAGTAAAGCTACCAAAGTTGGAGTTtcagaagaaaaacaagaaccatGGGCTCCAACGGATTCTCAGACTGATCCAAGCCGAGAAACATCAATGATGCAGAAGATGGAAAGATGTATAAATAGGGTTGGGAGCTCCGAGTTCTATAGTACTATGAGATGTCAAATCCAAACATCACTTTCTGATTATGTCCATAGGGTGTTAGGCTCAGAGACAAAGATGGAAATGGTCATTTATGGTATTGGCAGCATCGAATCGTACGAGCCCCCTCGATTGCAACTTAGCCTTGCAATATTGATGAGAAGAGATTTCAGTTGGATCGGAAACATAGAGGTGTATGATCCTGTTCTATCTCTATCTGAGTCTCGGGTTATAGAATCCCTCGGTTGTTCTGTCATGTCAGTAAATGAGCATGGGAGGCGAGAGGCACAAAAACCGACTATGTTCTTCATGCCTCATTGCGAGGCAGAGTTATATAATAACTTGTTGCAGGCAAATTGGAAACTGAATCTATTAAGAAACATGGTATTGTTTGGTAACAGCTTTGAAACATACAAGGAGCATGCTTCATTGTGTAAGAATTCACGTGTTAACTCAATGGAGCATATTTTGTCTGTTCGTAGGTTCACAACAGAGTTTAGAATCAAAACAGTTTCAGATGATTATTATAATGCATTTCATGATTCTAGTTGGCATTTTTTTAGCCCTGTCCTGGAGACTGAGCTGCAACTTTCAGATTCTTGA